Below is a window of Cytophagaceae bacterium DNA.
GTAATATTGATAGGTTCAGGTTACAGGTTTTTCCAAAACGGAATTACAGGAATTTTTGATGGCCTTAGAAATATTGATGTAAACCTTGTCAAAAATACCAATACCCAAAGTCCTTTGTTTCGCGATTTTTTTGAAATAATCTTTGCCCAAATGGTTGTGGGTGCGGCTGTGGTTTGTCAACCGCATATTATTACCAAATCACTATTACTAAAAGAAGAAACAGATGTAAATAAATATTTAACCACGGCAGTAATAGTGCAGTTTTTGTTTTTTTCGGTTGTGATCGCCGGACTTTTCGCCAGATTGGAGTTTCCCGATATGCAATACTCCGGAAAGCCTTTAAACATTGACAGTATTATTTCCGCTTATGTAATTCAGGTATTTTCGGGCGGAACCGCCGCCCTATTGGTTGGATTGCTCGTTATTTTAGGATTAATTAGTGCCGGTTTTTCCACCATAGAAGGTCTGATCCAATCTTTAAGTACAACTATTACGACAGATATTATTAAGCCACTTTCAGGAAATAAAATTGAAGAAAAGCAAATAACAATAAATCGAGTTGTGATTGTTATATTGGGAATTGTTTCTTTTGTTTTCGCAAGACAACAATTGCTTCATCCCAATTTGAGTGTTGCGATTTTTGCCCAAAATGGCGTTTATGCATATTTCTCCATCTTATTTGTACCAATAGTATATGGTATTTTTCTAAAGAATATTAAAATTTCGGTTCCACTTTCCGGATCAATTACTGCCTTTTTGGTTTATTATTTTATC
It encodes the following:
- a CDS encoding sodium:solute symporter yields the protein MASSSQVIGAAILFFLYGIVIIYFVIKGSRKTKSISDYAVGSMAFSPVFVGLSLAAAMTSAATFVINPGLVATYGFSGYLSFGVFFPLASLVSLVVLSKSFRKFGQSVQAVSLASWIGNRYNSKAYSLFVAFLSLLLITFIILILVALTKVISQALNADQVWVLGILTAFVFGYMMFGGANSMVYTNTIQAIIMIAVAVILIGSGYRFFQNGITGIFDGLRNIDVNLVKNTNTQSPLFRDFFEIIFAQMVVGAAVVCQPHIITKSLLLKEETDVNKYLTTAVIVQFLFFSVVIAGLFARLEFPDMQYSGKPLNIDSIISAYVIQVFSGGTAALLVGLLVILGLISAGFSTIEGLIQSLSTTITTDIIKPLSGNKIEEKQITINRVVIVILGIVSFVFARQQLLHPNLSVAIFAQNGVYAYFSILFVPIVYGIFLKNIKISVPLSGSITAFLVYYFIYYLLPGLIQSGSLDLGYSNIYFSGKTQNPAIAAALAIVISLVVSFSLFLFTKKSKVENSK